In Hermetia illucens chromosome 5, iHerIll2.2.curated.20191125, whole genome shotgun sequence, a single window of DNA contains:
- the LOC119656671 gene encoding triosephosphate isomerase: MGRKFCVGGNWKMNGSKAAIADICKFLTAGPLDPNAEVVVGCPAPYISYARGLLPANVSVAGQNCYKVEKGAFTGEVSPAMLKDVGADWVIIGHSERRQIFGESDQLIGEKCAHALEQGLKVIACIGETLQEREAGKTEEVVFRQTKVISEFVKDWTNVVIAYEPVWAIGTGKTATPQQAQDVHASLRKWIAENISPEVAAAVRIQYGGSVTAANCKDLGSQPDIDGFLVGGASLKPEFVQIVNARA, from the exons ATGGGCCGAAAATTCTGCGTTGGAGGTAACTGGAAAATGAACGGCAGCAAGGCTGCCATTGCGGACATCTGCAAGTTCCTCACCGCTGGACCATTGGACCCCAATGCTGAGGTCGTCGTGGGATGCCCAGCCCCTTACATATCGTACGCCCGCGGTCTGTTGCCCGCCAACGTCTCCGTTGCCGGACAAAATTGCTACAAAGTTGAAAAGGGAGCCTTTACTGGGGAAGTGTCCCCTGCTATGTTGAAGGACGTGGGGGCTGACTGGGTCATCATTGGGCACTCCGAACGTCGTCAGATCTTCGGCGAATCTGATCAGTTGATCGGCGAGAAGTGCGCACACGCTTTGGAACAAGGTTTGAAGGTCATCGCTTGCATTGGCGAGACCTTGCAAGAACGCGAGGCTGGAAAGACCGAAGAAGTTGTTTTCCGGCAGACAAAGGTCATCTCTGAATTCGTGAAGGATTGGACCAACGTCGTGATTGCCTACGAGCCCGTTTGGGCCATTGGAACCGGAAAAACGGCCACACCTCAGCAG GCACAAGATGTCCACGCCTCTCTCCGTAAATGGATTGCTGAAAATATTTCACCAGAAGTTGCAGCGGCCGTTCGTATCCAATACGGAGGCTCGGTGACGGCAGCTAACTGCAAGGACTTGGGATCACAGCCTGATATCGATGGATTTTTGGTCGGCGGAGCTTCGCTCAAGCCCGAATTCGTACAAATCGTCAATGCTAGGGCGTAG